One Tubulanus polymorphus chromosome 5, tnTubPoly1.2, whole genome shotgun sequence DNA segment encodes these proteins:
- the LOC141904960 gene encoding organic cation transporter protein-like isoform X1, giving the protein MDEAIERTLSQLWKGSKKWHLLAYHYWVIPVNIVVTFFMMSAVFTAGVPDHHCTVSDNSSLPRKQNGQPESCLIYSNLTHDNNTEKCSNWTYPDKDYGITIVTEWDLVCDYDYLGELSQSFFIMGAIVATLLVTPLADNFGRKLVYLILNGLLVIFGVATAYSVNYIMFTVFRVLSGIVGYACLLISIVATVELFPKDLRAFAGQIMFMWWSIGMMFLDLLAYFIRNWRHLQLAVALMPVITIIDIWLIPESVPWLLSKGKVEQAEEIVKKAAAFNGTTLPEHPFKVDAEVKEEKELGRMTLFREPILRRITLILSILWFVNTLVYYGLSLSAAVLAGDRFLNFFLMALVEIPATFCAMFLMESRAGRRISISSFHGLAGISLIVLVFIPPVTENGTDLTPLTVFSTLVGKFSITASFDVVAQYTLELYPTCLRNTGFGTATFTGPVAGILAPFAVYLARFVPWAPGVIFGIMSLLVGILALLLPETRGRPLPQTVEDMNEWQLQSFTCGSLNRRKQNKSINVNSNEEKEQATTLL; this is encoded by the exons ATGGATGAAGCGATTGAAAGGACACTAAGCCAACTGTGGAAGGGCAGTAAAAAATGGCATTTACTCGCCTATCACTATTGGGTGATACCTGTTAATATCGTGGTCACCTTTTTTATGATGTCCGCTGTTTTTACAG CTGGTGTACCGGATCACCATTGTACAGTGTCAGACAATTCATCGCTACCAAGAAAACAGAACGGGCAGCCTGAATCCTGTCTTATTTACAGTAATCTAACACACGATAATAACACAGAGAAATGTTCAAACTGGACCTATCCTGATAAAGATTATGGAATAACAATCGTAACCGAG TGGGATTTAGTTTGTGACTATGACTACCTCGGTGAACTATCACAGTCATTCTTTATAATGGGTGCAATAGTTGCAACGTTGTTGGTTACACCACTTGCTGATAATTTTGGAAGGAAActggtttacttgatattgaATGGTTTACTAGTTATATTTGGTGTCGCAACTGCCTACTCAGTGAACTACATCATGTTTACAGTATTCAGAGTTTTAAGCGGCATAGTTGGCTAC GCTTGTTTGTTGATATCTATTGTTGCGACTGTTGAACTGTTTCCGAAAGATCTACGAGCTTTCGCTGGTCAGATAATGTTCATGTGGTGGAGTATTGGAATGATGTTTCTTGATTTGTTGGCGTATTTTATCAGGAATTGGCGACACTTACAGCTAGCAGTGGCTCTCATGCCAGTCATaacaattattgatatttg GTTGATACCCGAATCTGTGCCGTGGCTTTTGTCGAAGGGAAAGGTGGAACAAGCAGAAGAAATCGTTAAAAAGGCGGCCGCTTTCAATGGAACGACACTTCCAGAACATCCATTTAAAGTAGATGCTGAAgttaaagaagaaaaagaactcGGTCGAATGACATTATTCCGTGAACCAATTCTAAGACGAATTACGTTAATTTTATCCATTTTGTG GTTTGTCAACACTCTGGTTTACTATGGCTTATCACTATCTGCAGCTGTATTAGCCGGTGATCGATTTCTGAACTTTTTTCTTATGGCTTTAGTTGAAATACCTGCTACTTTTTGCGCTATGTTTCTAATGGAAAG TCGAGCTGGGAGACGCATATCAATATCTAGTTTTCATGGTTTAGccggtatttcattaattgtaCTCGTATTCATTCCGCCTGTTACGG AGAATGGAACAGATTTGACTCCTTTAACTGTATTTTCTACCTTAGTTGGTAAATTTAGTATCACGGCTTCCTTCGATGTAGTCGCTCAGTATACTTTAGAGTTGTATCCTACATGCCTCAG GAATACTGGGTTTGGAACAGCAACGTTTACAGGTCCTGTCGCCGGTATTTTAGCGCCATTCGCTGTTTATTTG gcgCGTTTTGTACCGTGGGCTCCCGGAGTTATTTTCGGTATAATGTCCCTGCTCGTCGGAATACTGGCTTTGCTGTTACCGGAAACGAGAGGACGGCCATTACCGCAGACTGTCGAGGATATGAACGAGTGGCAACTACAGAGTTTTACGTGTGGTTCATTGAACAGAAGAAAacagaataaatctataaatgttAACAGCAACGAAGAAAAGGAGCAAGCGACTACTTTACTTTGA
- the LOC141904960 gene encoding organic cation transporter protein-like isoform X2: MDEAIERTLSQLWKGSKKWHLLAYHYWVIPVNIVVTFFMMSAVFTAGVPDHHCTVSDNSSLPRKQNGQPESCLIYSNLTHDNNTEKCSNWTYPDKDYGITIVTEACLLISIVATVELFPKDLRAFAGQIMFMWWSIGMMFLDLLAYFIRNWRHLQLAVALMPVITIIDIWLIPESVPWLLSKGKVEQAEEIVKKAAAFNGTTLPEHPFKVDAEVKEEKELGRMTLFREPILRRITLILSILWFVNTLVYYGLSLSAAVLAGDRFLNFFLMALVEIPATFCAMFLMESRAGRRISISSFHGLAGISLIVLVFIPPVTENGTDLTPLTVFSTLVGKFSITASFDVVAQYTLELYPTCLRNTGFGTATFTGPVAGILAPFAVYLARFVPWAPGVIFGIMSLLVGILALLLPETRGRPLPQTVEDMNEWQLQSFTCGSLNRRKQNKSINVNSNEEKEQATTLL, translated from the exons ATGGATGAAGCGATTGAAAGGACACTAAGCCAACTGTGGAAGGGCAGTAAAAAATGGCATTTACTCGCCTATCACTATTGGGTGATACCTGTTAATATCGTGGTCACCTTTTTTATGATGTCCGCTGTTTTTACAG CTGGTGTACCGGATCACCATTGTACAGTGTCAGACAATTCATCGCTACCAAGAAAACAGAACGGGCAGCCTGAATCCTGTCTTATTTACAGTAATCTAACACACGATAATAACACAGAGAAATGTTCAAACTGGACCTATCCTGATAAAGATTATGGAATAACAATCGTAACCGAG GCTTGTTTGTTGATATCTATTGTTGCGACTGTTGAACTGTTTCCGAAAGATCTACGAGCTTTCGCTGGTCAGATAATGTTCATGTGGTGGAGTATTGGAATGATGTTTCTTGATTTGTTGGCGTATTTTATCAGGAATTGGCGACACTTACAGCTAGCAGTGGCTCTCATGCCAGTCATaacaattattgatatttg GTTGATACCCGAATCTGTGCCGTGGCTTTTGTCGAAGGGAAAGGTGGAACAAGCAGAAGAAATCGTTAAAAAGGCGGCCGCTTTCAATGGAACGACACTTCCAGAACATCCATTTAAAGTAGATGCTGAAgttaaagaagaaaaagaactcGGTCGAATGACATTATTCCGTGAACCAATTCTAAGACGAATTACGTTAATTTTATCCATTTTGTG GTTTGTCAACACTCTGGTTTACTATGGCTTATCACTATCTGCAGCTGTATTAGCCGGTGATCGATTTCTGAACTTTTTTCTTATGGCTTTAGTTGAAATACCTGCTACTTTTTGCGCTATGTTTCTAATGGAAAG TCGAGCTGGGAGACGCATATCAATATCTAGTTTTCATGGTTTAGccggtatttcattaattgtaCTCGTATTCATTCCGCCTGTTACGG AGAATGGAACAGATTTGACTCCTTTAACTGTATTTTCTACCTTAGTTGGTAAATTTAGTATCACGGCTTCCTTCGATGTAGTCGCTCAGTATACTTTAGAGTTGTATCCTACATGCCTCAG GAATACTGGGTTTGGAACAGCAACGTTTACAGGTCCTGTCGCCGGTATTTTAGCGCCATTCGCTGTTTATTTG gcgCGTTTTGTACCGTGGGCTCCCGGAGTTATTTTCGGTATAATGTCCCTGCTCGTCGGAATACTGGCTTTGCTGTTACCGGAAACGAGAGGACGGCCATTACCGCAGACTGTCGAGGATATGAACGAGTGGCAACTACAGAGTTTTACGTGTGGTTCATTGAACAGAAGAAAacagaataaatctataaatgttAACAGCAACGAAGAAAAGGAGCAAGCGACTACTTTACTTTGA